DNA from Aquaspirillum sp. LM1:
CTGCTCAGCCTGCTGCTGCACAATCTGCGCGAGCTGTCCGGCCAGGATCAATCCCTGATCGGGCAGATCAGCGCCATCGAAACCGTGCTGTCGCACCAGCCGCTGAATGTGCGCGACATCTACGCGGTGGAAGCCAGCCTGAAAGAAGTGATCTACAAACAGGGCGTGATCAAGCACAGCCTCGACGCCGCCACCCAGGCCATGCGCGAGATGGTGAACACCTTTGTCAGCCGCCTGTCGGTGATGGCGGACGACACCAACCAGTTCCAGCAGAAAATTGGCGGCTACGCCGAAAAAATCCAGGCCGCCGACAATGTCATCGCCCTGTCCGAAGTGATCGACACGCTGATGGCCGACACCAAGTCGGTGCAAACCAGCCTGGCCAATAGCCGGGGCGAACTGGAAGCCGCGCGCGAAGAAGTGGACGCTGCCACCCAGCGCATCCGCGAGCTGGAAGCCGCGCTGGACGAAGCCAGCACCCAGGTGAAGGAAGACCAGCTGACCGGTGCCTACAACCGGCGCGGGCTGGACGAGATGTTTGCCCGCGAGAAAGACCGCTCGACCCAAACCGGCCAGCCGCTGTCGATGGTGCTGCTCGATGTGGACAACTTCAAGCAGCTCAACGACCACTACGGCCATCTGACCGGCGACCAGGTGCTCAAGCATCTGGTTGACACCATCTCGGCCAATCTGCGCCCCAACGACATCGTTGCCCGTCTGGGGGGTGAAGAATTTGTGCTGCTGCTGCCGGCCACCCCGGCAGAGGCAGCCGCCCAGCTGACCGAACGCCTACAGCGCCAGCTGACCCGCGCCTACTTCATGGCCGACCATGACCGTCTGGTCATCACCTTCAGCGCCGGGGTCACGGTGTGGAAGCAGGGTGAGGATGAAGTGGACACCATCGAACGCTCCGACCAGGCCATGTACCGCGCCAAGCTGGCCGGCAAAAATCGGGTAGAAGTGGCCTGATCTGAGCCGCTGGCGTGGCGTGCTCGACAGCACACCCCGCCACGCACAAAACCACACCGCCGGCAACTGACCGGCAGGCGGGCTCAGGGTGATTATCCCGCCTCGCCGCCGCCCTTGCGCATCACCTTGCCTTCTGCGGCCCGACGGCGGCGCACTTCTTTCGGATCGGCCAGCAGCGGACGGTAAATTTCCACCCGGTCGTGCTCGCGCAGCACAGTATCCAGTGCGGCCACTTTGGCAAACACTCCCACCTTGTGCTGGCTTAAATCAAGCTCAGGATGGCGCGTCAGCAGGCCGCTCTGCTCAATGGCCTGCGCCACCGTGCTGCCAGCCGGCAGCTTGACCGTCAGCAGGGTTTGCTGCTCGGGCAAGGCGTACACCACTTCGATGGTGAGCAGCTCAGTCGTCGCCATACAGTTTGTCTGCCTCGCGAATGAAACAATCCACCAGCGTGCCGGAAATATGGCTGAACACCGGGCCGATGACTTTTTCCAGAATCTTGCTGGAAAATGCATAACTGAGCCGAAACTCAATCTTGCAGCCCAGTTCTCCCAGCGGAATAAAGCGCCAGCGCCCAGTCAGGTGCTCAAATGGGCCGTCCACCAGCGTCATGTCGATGCTGTAGTCGTCGTGGTTGTAATTGCGCGTGGTGAAGTGCTGACGAATTTTCAGGTAATCAATATGCAGGCTGGCCACCAGCTCGGGGCCCTGACGCGAGATCACCTCGCCCTGGCCACACCAGGGCAGGAATTTTGGATAACGTTCAACATCGTCCACCAGGTGGAACATCTGGGCCGGGCTATGCGTGACCAGCACGTTTTTTTCTACGACAGGCATAAATTGGGCAGGCCGAAAGGGTCAGACACAGGCAGTTGCCAGGCGGCAGCCGCCAACACACCGGATTGTACCGCCACGCCAGCAGACCAGCCCATGAATTTCAGGGCCGGTTCAGGGCTGGGCCAGCCAGCAGCAAGGCTCCAGCCTGAGTGGCAGCCCCGTCACCCACGCAAAAACTGCTCACGTCCACTCAGCCAGCGCTGCAAATGCGCCTGCACCGCCTCGGGTTGTTCGGCCAGCAGGCGCGGGGCCCAGTCGCGGGCGGCGTCCAGCAAGGGCTGGTCGGCGTCCAGGTCGGCAAAGCGCAGCATCGGTGTGCCGCTTTGTTTTGCCCCGAGAAACTCACCGGGGCCGCGCAGGCGCAAATCCTGGCGGGCAATTTCAAAGCCATCGGTGCTGTCGTACATCACCTTCAGCCGTGCCTTGGCCAGCTCGGATAGCGGTGCTTCAAACAGCAGCACGCAGCGACTTTCTGCCGCCCCCCGGCCCACCCGGCCACGCAACTGGTGCAGCTGGGCCAGCCC
Protein-coding regions in this window:
- a CDS encoding GGDEF domain-containing protein, which gives rise to MMPSDPSIEIARQALKRLSARKLLPTPENYERLYAEVAGQLLPAASRPMHPLVAALSQALEDLQANSDTAGQIRINRVRQAIFDQDWATVPPLLQQHLSQHVEQQMVGQRWGELVLNLVRQWDLRQPGLSSAMKKEALERVVSNYGYQPTLLYEKLCNLLTNWGSPLAATQANTTSLGNGFQFDEVAPLPAGASAPATVTGANGQAQPVAPAPPPMSKLDEALWRHWKHVLDEALRYGVAPWLTPYPELQEALEQPLLALPGIENEQSLEVFSRQLKKCWIKTDLQLQHDGRIVNGLASLLSLLLHNLRELSGQDQSLIGQISAIETVLSHQPLNVRDIYAVEASLKEVIYKQGVIKHSLDAATQAMREMVNTFVSRLSVMADDTNQFQQKIGGYAEKIQAADNVIALSEVIDTLMADTKSVQTSLANSRGELEAAREEVDAATQRIRELEAALDEASTQVKEDQLTGAYNRRGLDEMFAREKDRSTQTGQPLSMVLLDVDNFKQLNDHYGHLTGDQVLKHLVDTISANLRPNDIVARLGGEEFVLLLPATPAEAAAQLTERLQRQLTRAYFMADHDRLVITFSAGVTVWKQGEDEVDTIERSDQAMYRAKLAGKNRVEVA
- a CDS encoding RnfH family protein; protein product: MATTELLTIEVVYALPEQQTLLTVKLPAGSTVAQAIEQSGLLTRHPELDLSQHKVGVFAKVAALDTVLREHDRVEIYRPLLADPKEVRRRRAAEGKVMRKGGGEAG
- a CDS encoding type II toxin-antitoxin system RatA family toxin, with protein sequence MPVVEKNVLVTHSPAQMFHLVDDVERYPKFLPWCGQGEVISRQGPELVASLHIDYLKIRQHFTTRNYNHDDYSIDMTLVDGPFEHLTGRWRFIPLGELGCKIEFRLSYAFSSKILEKVIGPVFSHISGTLVDCFIREADKLYGDD